In a genomic window of Caloenas nicobarica isolate bCalNic1 chromosome 1, bCalNic1.hap1, whole genome shotgun sequence:
- the NOBOX gene encoding homeobox protein NOBOX, which yields MSRPRLQPALGSPPGGTLTRPGRTRRRRAGMDGAGAEEKRAPEALDSDAVGGHGTGSSVLSAFQSTALVEEDGRYCTLQATGSTSQGSAALDSQLDLASVCGRLPNFLSDVKAVLPLSGVEFAQESTSRSGLHEQCESYYSDGIEKEAQKKKSNGRSGICPEKASSGIPGDLSRQHVFGPATHRSSQCASANAAAQQSYKMSSLLESGISYDGAKGKKELLENPEILPPVRKKSRTFYSAEQLEELEKMFQEDHYPDNEKRKEIAAVVGVTPQRIMVWFQNRRAKWRKSEKLGVKVNKKCPTSSALSVPFGSDDYGAPLLPMPPLPDITHDQSSTLSIDATAGNYSRLLSGHPVPSCTASSSVSSAAGMVASCEAVPTKVLPPLNFSSSTTECFPSLPSPPPIRRASLSLSLSFSPQSHIVPLTLDTPNSECSLSSQENGSREASTYSIQNQGLSSPVSCNYPEHMESAGDLETMYCQYSSQGGIYQLPQYPQQHQLSQFHHLPGHLASNVLSSVRFSPPAPTEPHTAFLALPGNSGVVTYGAAGATQGYIQNHTGDQLLLQQPSGNSGGTTAYQAVPWNDFYMQGSLFSNQLRSRMPFSSTAEGQYFTEQVSYTQPLRLPSSPYFSQVPNGTTLASVPHTGKQKAVTPPDQSSYQNLQTEPELTSPAERQEVESSSKKGETVVDSKEETND from the exons ATGAGCCGGCCGCGCCTGCAGCCCGCACTGGGTTCGCCGCCGGGCGGGACATTAACCCGGCCGGGTCGGACGCGCCGCCGCCGAGCCGGCATGGACGGGGCGGGCGCGGAGGAGAAGCGGGCGCCCGAAGCGCTGG ATTCTGATGCTGTCGGTGGGCACGGTACAGGGAGCAGTGTGCTGTCTGCATTCCAAAGCACAGCTTTGGTGGAAGAAGATGGAAGATATTGCACCCTGCAGGCAACTGGGTCAACTTCCCAAGGTTCAGCTGCCCTTGACAGCCAGCTTGACCTTGCTTCCGTGTGTGGGAGGCTGCCCAATTTCCTCAGTGATGTGAAGGCTGTGCTCCCACTTTCTGGGGTTGAATTTGCACAGGAGTCCACAAGTCGGTCAGGGTTACATGAACAGTGTGAGAGCTATTACTCTGATGGGATTGAAAAGgaggcacagaagaaaaaaagtaatggcAGAAGTGGAATATGTCCTGAGAAAGCATCTAGTGGAATCCCTGGAGACCTCTCTAGGCAACATGTCTTTGGCCCAGCTACTCACAGATCATCCCAATGTGCTTCAGCCAACGCTGCAGCTCAGCAATCCTACAAGATGTCTTCTCTCCTGGAATCTGGAATTAGCTATGATGGggccaagggaaaaaaagagttactTGAGAATCCAGAAATTCTACCACCAGTCAGGAAGAAGTCACGCACCTTCTATAGTGCAG AGCAGCTAGAAGAGTTGGAGAAGATGTTCCAAGAAGACCACTACCCCGACaatgagaagaggaaggagattGCTGCTGTGGTTGGTGTAACACCACAGCGTATCATG GTCTGGTTTCAGAATCGCAGGGCAAAGTGGCGAAAATCAGAGAAGTTGGGTGTGAAAGTCAACAAAAAATGTCCAACGTCATCAGCTCTGTCAGTCCCTTTTGGATCAGATGATTATGG GGCACCGCTTCTTCCCATGCCTCCATTGCCTGACATTACTCATGACCAGTCTTCCACGTTGAGTATAGATGCTACAGCTGGGAACTACTCCCGCCTGCTCAGTGGACATCCTGTACCGTCCTGTACTGCCTCCTCCTCAG taTCTTCAGCAGCAGGAATGGTGGCATCTTGTGAAGCAGTTCCAACAAAGGTGTTACCACCGCTCAATTTCAGTTCCAGCACCACGGAGTGCTTCCCTAGTCTTCCCAGCCCTCCGCCCATCCGCAGGGCCAGCctttctctcagcctgtccttcaGCCCCCAGAGTCACATTGTTCCCTTGACGCTGGACACTCCCAACAGTGAATGCAGCTTGTCCAGCCAGGAGAATGGCTCCAGGGAGGCCTCCACTTACAGCATCCAGAATCAAGG TTTGAGTTCACCAGTTTCCTGCAATTACCCTGAGCACATGGAGTCGGCAGGTGACCTGGAGACCATGTACTGTCAGTACAGCAGCCAGGGTGGAATTTACCAGCTGCCCCAAtatccccagcagcaccagctctccCAGTTCCACCATCTCCCAGGTCACCTGGCCAGCAATGTGCTCTCCAGTGTCcgcttctctcctccagcacccactGAGCCCCATAcggctttccttgccttgcctggtaACAGCGGAGTTGTAACCTatggggcagcaggagccacGCAAGGCTACATACAAAACCACACAGGGGATCAGCTCTTGTTACAGCAGCCAAGTGGAAACTCGG GAGGCACCACTGCCTATCAAGCTGTCCCCTGGAATGATTTCTACATGCAAGGATCTCTGTTCTCCAATCAGTTGCGCTCACGAATGCCGTTTTCTAGCACAGCAGAAGGACAGTACTTCACAGAGCAGGTTTCCTACACTCAGCCGCTTCGCCTGCCCTCCTCTCCGTATTTTTCTCAAGTGCCCAATGGAACAACACTGGCATCTGTGCCAcacactggaaaacaaaaggcagTCACACCACCAGACCAGAGCTCATACCAGAACCTCCAAACAGAGCCAGAGTTGACATCTCCTGCCGAAAGACAGGAAGTAGAAAGTAGCAGCAAGAAAGGAGAGACTGTTGTTG ataGTAAAGAAGAAACTAATGACTGA